The following coding sequences lie in one Mycoplasma tauri genomic window:
- a CDS encoding amidase family protein has protein sequence MKFIKTSNFEEALNEIKNDKNNCLAALYEKKTTSISGILSNTVFTIKDNYATKDKITTASSLMLKNFKPLYNATIIDKLLHEGANPVAKVYCDELALGGTGKHSAFGLIRNPHDKERLAGGSSSGSVATFTDKISFSIGSDTGDSVRLPGSFNGVPGFKPSYGAISRYGLFSFASSLDTVAFFAHNVNDIAVISQVLFGKDDKDMTSLNIEINNIEKTKPEKIGVLDVTGLEEFVSLEYKKLVDVLSKQTNIEMIKPDEDLLRAIKPVYEIISFSEASSNLANLSGIGFGTREFGKNWEEIMTNSRSEGFGKMVQIRLALGSFFLHSENQEEMFLKAQKVRRLIKNYYDDLHRKYDIIIYPASSDVAPFIDDTKNKDHGYMEYILTGANLVGNPSLSLPWIKKDNLFVNLSIDSLIYTDKKLLSHALWLEDFLRGDKNE, from the coding sequence ATGAAATTTATAAAAACTAGTAATTTTGAGGAAGCTCTTAATGAAATTAAAAATGACAAAAACAATTGTTTAGCAGCCTTATATGAGAAAAAAACAACTAGCATTAGTGGAATTTTATCTAACACAGTTTTTACAATAAAAGATAATTATGCAACAAAGGATAAAATTACAACAGCTTCAAGTTTGATGCTAAAAAATTTTAAACCATTATACAATGCTACTATAATTGACAAATTATTACATGAGGGGGCAAACCCTGTTGCTAAAGTTTATTGTGATGAATTGGCTCTTGGAGGAACAGGTAAACACAGCGCTTTTGGTTTAATAAGAAATCCTCATGATAAGGAAAGACTTGCTGGTGGATCTTCTAGTGGTTCAGTTGCAACTTTTACTGACAAAATTTCGTTTTCTATAGGTTCTGACACAGGAGATTCAGTAAGACTACCTGGAAGTTTTAATGGTGTTCCTGGATTTAAACCAAGTTATGGTGCAATAAGTAGATACGGACTTTTTTCTTTTGCTTCTAGTTTAGATACGGTTGCTTTTTTCGCTCACAATGTTAATGATATAGCTGTTATTTCTCAAGTTTTATTTGGTAAAGATGACAAAGATATGACAAGTTTAAATATAGAAATAAATAATATAGAAAAAACTAAACCTGAAAAAATTGGTGTTTTAGATGTCACGGGACTTGAAGAATTTGTTTCCTTAGAATATAAAAAACTTGTTGATGTTCTTTCTAAACAAACAAATATTGAGATGATAAAACCTGATGAAGACTTACTTAGAGCTATTAAGCCTGTTTATGAAATAATTTCATTTTCAGAAGCTTCAAGTAATTTAGCTAATTTATCTGGAATTGGCTTTGGAACAAGGGAATTTGGAAAAAATTGGGAAGAAATAATGACAAATTCGCGCTCGGAAGGTTTTGGAAAAATGGTACAAATTAGACTTGCTCTTGGTTCATTTTTCCTTCATTCTGAAAATCAAGAGGAGATGTTTTTAAAAGCCCAAAAAGTTAGAAGATTAATTAAAAATTATTATGATGATTTACATAGAAAATATGACATTATTATTTATCCAGCTTCTTCAGATGTAGCTCCTTTTATAGATGATACAAAAAATAAAGATCATGGATACATGGAGTATATATTAACGGGCGCGAATCTTGTTGGAAATCCTTCATTATCACTCCCATGAATTAAAAAAGATAATTTGTTTGTTAACTTATCAATTGATTCATTAATTTATACTGATAAAAAATTGCTTTCTCATGCATTATGGCTAGAAGATTTTCTTAGAGGAGATAAAAATGAATAA
- a CDS encoding Asp-tRNA(Asn)/Glu-tRNA(Gln) amidotransferase subunit GatC: protein MEKFDRKKMEEITKSLMFKVDEQAMIELENLWNDLQKRISFLDRFNLDGIQPMTHINKQPQINFLRDDYLNEVKLEKIEKSDVLENAATHDDDYVTINKVVK from the coding sequence ATGGAAAAATTTGATAGAAAGAAAATGGAAGAAATTACAAAATCATTAATGTTTAAGGTTGATGAGCAAGCTATGATTGAACTTGAAAATTTATGAAATGATTTACAAAAGAGAATTTCTTTCCTTGATAGATTTAACTTAGATGGCATTCAGCCAATGACTCATATTAATAAGCAACCACAAATTAATTTTTTAAGAGATGATTACTTAAATGAAGTTAAACTTGAAAAGATTGAAAAAAGCGATGTTCTAGAAAATGCCGCTACTCATGATGATGATTATGTAACTATTAACAAGGTGGTTAAATAA
- a CDS encoding pseudouridine synthase, with amino-acid sequence MIKIVASKNDAGRKILKFLQAIYKSVPSSVFYKLFRKKDVIVNKVRIKDPNYLINEGDLVTIYGLDESEKCLYKFNENLILKSKIIYEDENILIVNKLPNVEVHGSFNSLDNQVLSYLKFSQESSFKPSHVGRLDKVTSGIMIYAKNYETLVELNNKTTFFEKIYTFKSDYKGPDVTLNLYLDHNENMKKMIAFNSKRNIKLPKIITHIFCKDEKQYAQIFTGKKHQIRATMEYLKNPIYGDVKYGGKRAKRVFLHCLKVTFMSLSGNLEYLNNKSFECNEEW; translated from the coding sequence ATGATTAAGATAGTTGCTTCTAAGAATGATGCAGGCAGAAAAATATTAAAATTTTTACAAGCTATTTACAAATCTGTGCCTAGTTCTGTTTTTTATAAATTATTCCGCAAAAAAGACGTAATCGTTAATAAAGTTAGAATAAAAGATCCAAATTATTTAATTAATGAAGGAGATTTAGTAACTATTTATGGTCTTGATGAAAGTGAAAAATGTTTATATAAGTTTAATGAAAATTTAATTTTGAAATCAAAAATAATTTACGAGGATGAAAATATTTTAATTGTAAATAAATTACCTAATGTTGAAGTTCATGGATCTTTTAATTCATTAGACAATCAAGTACTTTCATATTTAAAATTTAGTCAAGAATCAAGCTTTAAACCTAGTCATGTAGGAAGACTTGACAAGGTAACCAGCGGAATAATGATATATGCTAAAAACTATGAAACTCTTGTTGAATTAAACAATAAAACAACCTTTTTTGAAAAAATATATACTTTTAAAAGTGATTATAAAGGCCCTGATGTAACATTAAATTTATATCTAGATCATAATGAAAATATGAAAAAAATGATAGCTTTTAATAGCAAAAGAAACATTAAATTACCAAAAATAATAACACACATTTTTTGCAAAGATGAAAAACAATATGCACAAATTTTCACAGGTAAAAAACACCAAATAAGAGCAACAATGGAATATTTAAAAAATCCAATTTATGGAGATGTTAAATATGGAGGAAAAAGAGCTAAAAGAGTATTTTTACATTGTTTAAAAGTTACTTTTATGTCTTTAAGCGGTAATTTAGAATATTTAAATAACAAATCATTTGAGTGCAATGAGGAGTGGTAA
- the scpB gene encoding SMC-Scp complex subunit ScpB, which yields MKNKILEALLFIQGDEGLTLEQVKDIFGLNTIAEARKVMNDFIKEYNDTDGALKAVNFNEVYKLATRETFKEYITKMVQVVKKHRLSNAAIEVAGIVAYKQPVTRSQINNIRGVASEQVLNTLLTKGVVEEVGISPTPGNPILYGITNKFYDYFKIKSLAELPRLTEFNFIDGTENESDDFNLFDSQRQEI from the coding sequence ATGAAAAATAAAATTCTAGAAGCATTATTATTTATTCAAGGTGATGAAGGTCTAACCTTAGAACAAGTTAAAGACATTTTTGGCCTCAATACTATAGCAGAAGCTAGAAAAGTAATGAATGATTTTATTAAAGAATACAATGATACCGATGGTGCTTTAAAAGCAGTTAATTTTAATGAAGTTTATAAACTAGCAACAAGGGAAACTTTTAAGGAATACATCACTAAAATGGTTCAGGTTGTAAAAAAACACCGTCTTTCTAATGCTGCTATTGAAGTAGCTGGCATTGTAGCTTATAAACAACCTGTTACTCGTTCACAAATTAATAATATTCGTGGTGTAGCAAGCGAGCAAGTTTTAAATACCCTTTTGACTAAAGGTGTTGTCGAAGAAGTGGGTATTAGCCCTACACCAGGGAACCCAATTTTATATGGAATCACAAATAAATTCTATGATTATTTCAAAATTAAATCATTAGCAGAATTACCAAGATTGACAGAATTTAATTTCATTGATGGCACTGAAAATGAAAGTGATGACTTTAATTTATTTGACAGTCAAAGACAAGAAATATAG
- a CDS encoding segregation/condensation protein A produces the protein MSKQSLYSTDDHRYDIKLENFDGPLDLLLMLVQEKNVDIMDVDVSELAMAYLNIIQNLQEHEIDVASDYLVMAATLLALKTKMLFYTPEEKPEIEEDKRELLRRLYEYQQIKEVTTLLREKEKERTEIFIKKPSDIEEFLIDDDKSTLDGNSTPLKLITILRKMFERTYAQQLRKAKLETFNLTPKDQIPFILNLFDSCDKVSFEMIFNQPSLNHFVITFLAILDLTRRQIIRMYQDEQFSSITFERGPEYEK, from the coding sequence ATGAGTAAACAAAGTTTGTATTCAACAGATGATCATAGATATGATATAAAGTTAGAAAACTTTGATGGCCCGCTTGACTTGTTGCTTATGCTTGTACAAGAAAAAAATGTCGATATTATGGATGTTGACGTTTCTGAATTGGCTATGGCTTATTTAAACATTATTCAAAATTTACAAGAGCATGAAATTGATGTAGCAAGTGACTATTTAGTTATGGCTGCAACATTACTTGCTCTTAAAACAAAAATGCTATTTTACACACCTGAAGAAAAGCCCGAAATTGAAGAAGACAAGCGCGAATTGCTTCGCCGTTTGTATGAATATCAACAAATTAAGGAAGTTACAACACTTTTAAGAGAGAAAGAAAAAGAAAGAACTGAAATTTTCATTAAAAAACCAAGTGATATAGAAGAATTTTTGATTGATGATGATAAAAGCACTCTTGATGGGAATAGTACACCACTTAAATTAATAACTATATTGAGAAAAATGTTTGAAAGAACATATGCTCAACAACTTAGAAAAGCTAAATTAGAAACATTTAATTTAACTCCAAAAGATCAAATTCCTTTTATTTTAAACTTATTTGATTCATGTGATAAAGTGTCTTTTGAAATGATTTTTAATCAACCAAGTTTAAATCATTTTGTTATTACTTTTTTAGCTATTTTAGACTTAACAAGAAGACAAATTATTAGAATGTATCAGGATGAGCAATTTAGTTCAATAACATTTGAAAGAGGCCCAGAGTATGAAAAATAA
- a CDS encoding lysophospholipid acyltransferase family protein, with amino-acid sequence MFIIKMFFFWWYFLWHLWRINVFAKKYRKDPEGYYPQYRNSWLINKVKLFLWFYSIKVKVEGYENIPKGPVLLTPNHKSYLDPIVLIYALKKQSKEETERNRIGTFLAKIELSKKKIMRNLLSLIDTFYINRENIRQSVKVLNEFGLFVKQNSTCGVIFPEGHRIEDEGLGEFKNGAFKVAVSNYLPIVPVVIWDTRKALSACRMKKRVITVKFLPAMKPNNFLTMDSHVIANRVKTNIEGALKNE; translated from the coding sequence ATGTTTATAATAAAGATGTTTTTCTTTTGATGATATTTTCTTTGACATTTGTGAAGAATAAATGTTTTTGCAAAAAAATATAGAAAAGATCCTGAGGGATATTATCCACAATATCGAAATAGTTGGCTGATTAATAAGGTGAAATTATTTTTATGATTTTATAGCATAAAAGTAAAAGTAGAAGGATATGAAAACATACCAAAAGGACCAGTTTTATTAACTCCAAATCATAAATCATATCTAGATCCAATTGTGCTTATTTATGCACTTAAAAAACAATCTAAAGAAGAAACTGAAAGAAATAGAATTGGGACATTCTTAGCTAAAATTGAATTATCAAAAAAGAAAATAATGAGGAATTTATTGAGTCTTATTGATACATTTTATATTAATCGTGAAAATATTAGACAATCTGTAAAAGTTTTAAATGAATTTGGATTATTCGTTAAACAAAATTCAACTTGTGGAGTTATTTTCCCAGAGGGTCATAGGATTGAAGATGAAGGCTTAGGTGAGTTTAAAAATGGTGCTTTTAAAGTTGCTGTTTCTAATTATTTACCAATTGTTCCTGTTGTAATTTGAGACACAAGAAAAGCTCTTAGCGCTTGCAGAATGAAAAAAAGAGTAATCACAGTTAAGTTTTTACCTGCTATGAAGCCTAACAATTTTTTAACTATGGATTCTCATGTTATAGCTAATAGAGTAAAAACAAACATTGAGGGAGCACTAAAAAATGAGTAA
- a CDS encoding 4'-phosphopantetheinyl transferase superfamily protein: MKKSKIGVDITKISRFFNKSDAFIKRVLSDAELFDFIQIEDIEGKAKFLAVRWAIKEAIFKADNSYVAFNKITIKEIDEGYLFKGFDISTSSEDDYIIATVLRC, from the coding sequence ATGAAAAAATCTAAAATAGGAGTAGATATAACGAAAATTAGTCGTTTTTTTAATAAAAGTGACGCCTTCATTAAAAGAGTTTTAAGTGATGCTGAATTGTTTGATTTTATTCAAATTGAAGACATAGAAGGAAAAGCTAAATTTTTAGCCGTAAGGTGAGCAATAAAAGAAGCAATATTTAAAGCTGATAATTCTTATGTCGCTTTTAATAAAATAACAATCAAAGAAATTGATGAAGGATACTTATTTAAAGGTTTTGATATATCTACAAGTAGTGAAGATGATTATATTATTGCCACTGTTTTAAGGTGTTAG
- the der gene encoding ribosome biogenesis GTPase Der — protein sequence MKKNVIAIIGKPNVGKSTLFNRLIGKNSSITYDRPGVTRDRLYETFTWNGKEINLIDTGGIEIENRGFQEQIQIQAKIAINEANVIIFMIDGKSDITSDDKLIYNMLLKSGKHIIVVANKLDNISQFDYSWYSLGVDHIFRISALHGVGVGDILDECLKYLKLDDDIHTNNFKLSIIGQPNAGKSSLLNYLAKENRSIVSEVAGTTRDSVKSIININNHEIEIIDTAGITRKSKIEDQVEHFALKRAMSSLDESDLSIVLIDSTRDLAHFDARIIGYALEHNKPIIICVNKWDLINKDEKTMEVFKNKMKKRFHFVPWVPVEFISAKTGSRVNKLLDTILMVKENLEKDIKPSILSNLIRESQLIQPAPSYNGGRLVIYFVRKTDDKVPTFIFFVNNRKFVHFSYQRFLEKQIRQNIDFRGCPINIIFKNKSGGLE from the coding sequence ATGAAGAAAAATGTAATTGCAATTATTGGTAAACCTAATGTTGGAAAAAGCACCTTATTTAATAGGCTTATTGGTAAAAATAGTTCAATAACTTATGATCGCCCTGGAGTGACAAGAGATAGGCTTTATGAGACATTTACTTGAAATGGCAAAGAAATAAATTTGATTGATACAGGCGGAATTGAAATTGAAAATAGAGGTTTTCAGGAACAAATTCAAATACAAGCTAAAATTGCAATTAATGAAGCTAACGTTATCATTTTTATGATTGATGGAAAATCTGATATAACAAGTGATGATAAATTGATTTACAATATGCTTTTAAAAAGTGGGAAACATATTATTGTTGTTGCTAATAAATTAGATAATATTTCACAGTTTGATTATTCATGGTATTCTCTTGGTGTTGACCATATTTTTAGAATTAGTGCGCTTCATGGTGTTGGAGTTGGTGATATTTTAGATGAATGTTTAAAATATTTAAAACTTGATGATGATATACATACTAATAATTTTAAATTATCAATAATTGGACAACCAAATGCTGGCAAAAGTTCATTACTAAATTATTTAGCTAAAGAAAATCGTTCAATTGTATCAGAGGTTGCGGGCACTACAAGGGATAGTGTTAAGAGTATAATCAACATTAATAATCATGAAATAGAAATAATTGACACAGCAGGAATCACTAGAAAGAGTAAAATTGAGGATCAAGTTGAACATTTTGCACTCAAGAGAGCTATGTCATCTCTTGACGAATCTGACTTATCTATAGTACTTATTGACTCAACGAGAGATTTAGCTCATTTTGATGCCAGAATCATTGGTTATGCTCTTGAACACAATAAACCAATAATAATTTGTGTTAATAAATGAGATTTAATAAACAAAGATGAAAAAACAATGGAAGTGTTTAAAAACAAAATGAAGAAGAGATTTCATTTTGTTCCATGGGTTCCTGTTGAATTTATTTCAGCAAAAACAGGATCAAGAGTAAATAAATTGTTAGACACTATTTTAATGGTTAAAGAAAACTTAGAAAAAGATATTAAGCCATCAATTCTTTCTAATTTAATAAGAGAATCTCAACTTATACAACCTGCACCATCCTATAATGGCGGTAGATTAGTAATTTATTTTGTTAGAAAAACTGATGACAAGGTGCCAACTTTTATATTTTTTGTAAATAATAGAAAATTTGTTCATTTTAGTTATCAAAGATTTCTTGAAAAACAAATTAGGCAAAATATTGATTTTAGAGGTTGTCCCATTAATATTATTTTTAAAAATAAGTCTGGCGGACTTGAATAA
- the cmk gene encoding (d)CMP kinase, whose product MSKKINIAIDGPSGAGKSTVAKAVAEKLGYVFINSGSVYRTVALNALNNNIPFDDEKKIEESLEEIEIEIDDEENIYLYGTNVLAEIRSDVISKGASKVAQYPSIREYVVQFIQAITKKCKGYIMDGRDTTFKIMPHAELKIFLTGTPEVRARRRMWENMDRGFETNYDVVLAEVKARDYQDINRKTDPLHIVEDAIVIDTTNMALEEVVDMIVNLAKERSK is encoded by the coding sequence ATGAGCAAGAAGATTAATATAGCTATTGATGGGCCAAGTGGCGCTGGGAAGTCAACTGTTGCAAAAGCAGTCGCAGAAAAATTAGGATATGTATTTATAAATAGCGGTAGTGTTTATAGAACTGTTGCGCTTAATGCTTTGAATAATAATATTCCTTTTGATGATGAAAAGAAGATTGAAGAATCATTAGAAGAAATTGAAATTGAAATTGATGATGAAGAAAATATTTATCTTTATGGGACAAATGTTTTGGCGGAAATAAGAAGCGATGTAATTTCAAAAGGTGCATCAAAAGTTGCACAATACCCATCTATTAGAGAGTATGTAGTACAGTTTATTCAAGCCATAACAAAAAAATGTAAGGGTTACATAATGGATGGCAGAGATACTACTTTTAAAATCATGCCGCATGCTGAACTTAAAATATTCTTAACTGGAACGCCAGAAGTCAGAGCTAGAAGAAGAATGTGAGAAAACATGGATAGGGGTTTTGAAACCAACTATGATGTAGTTTTAGCAGAAGTTAAGGCTCGTGATTACCAAGATATAAATAGAAAAACAGATCCTTTACATATTGTTGAGGATGCTATTGTTATTGACACAACTAATATGGCTCTTGAAGAAGTTGTTGACATGATTGTTAACTTAGCAAAAGAAAGAAGCAAATAA
- a CDS encoding HsdM family class I SAM-dependent methyltransferase, which translates to MAKIQSIEPIIAQRTNEELKSYGLDFKLEQESLNNQIDKALDEYKSKNGGRGGNRPDAKLLLMGKNLKHYPILIEYKGHKDTLVKLDDNNRVENKKSKNQPNYQNINKYAVNGAVHYANAILHHTNYDGAIAIGITGYKKIDGEIERLIGVYYVSKDNFGVGQEVGKYSDLSFLQKDKFDEFIEKINKLSLTEKELQDLREKKEKEIDTSLTKLNNDIYQNENGLSENDRVYLVAASIMASLGIPDKVQPLEKSDLTSSSEPGNTDGDIIIRKIKSFLKQKNLPDQKQKLIIRTLENTLLSDNINNVVNGESQLKRIYSKIVDDLGVYYKIGLTTDFTGKLFNEMYSWLGFTQDKLNDVVLTPSYVANLLAKLARVDKDSYVWDFATGSAGLLVAAMNEMIIDAKSKITSPKDLEQKILKIKAEQLLGLELLQNIYMLAILNMILMGDGSSNILNKDSLKDFDGKYGFGKTNEIFPATAFILNPPYSAYGNGMIFVKKALSMMNKGYASIIIQNSAGSGKAKAINQEILKNNTLLASIKMPKDLFIGKSNVQTNIYVFKVGEPHLKDYIVKFIDFTNDGYSRRNRKKSSTNLKDKDRAKERYQELVDLVRFGKHKLNIFTEQEYYEGHIDPENGADWNQTTPTNNKATLADFKKTVADYLAYEVSAILKNQNKDDDKIKK; encoded by the coding sequence ATGGCAAAAATACAATCAATAGAACCCATAATAGCACAAAGGACAAATGAAGAGTTAAAAAGTTATGGTTTAGATTTCAAATTAGAACAGGAAAGTTTAAATAACCAAATTGATAAAGCATTGGATGAGTATAAATCCAAAAATGGCGGAAGGGGGGGGAACCGTCCAGATGCTAAATTGCTTTTAATGGGCAAAAATCTAAAACATTATCCTATACTTATTGAATATAAGGGACATAAAGATACATTAGTTAAATTAGATGACAACAACAGAGTTGAAAACAAAAAAAGCAAAAATCAACCTAATTATCAAAATATAAATAAATATGCAGTAAATGGCGCTGTTCATTATGCGAATGCAATTTTACATCATACAAATTATGATGGGGCAATTGCTATAGGAATTACTGGGTATAAAAAAATAGATGGAGAAATTGAGCGTTTGATTGGTGTATATTATGTATCAAAAGACAATTTTGGTGTTGGTCAAGAAGTTGGGAAATATAGTGATTTATCTTTTTTACAAAAGGATAAATTTGATGAATTTATAGAGAAAATAAATAAATTATCTTTAACGGAAAAAGAATTACAAGACCTAAGAGAGAAAAAAGAAAAAGAAATTGATACAAGTTTAACTAAACTTAATAATGATATTTATCAAAACGAAAATGGGCTAAGTGAAAATGACAGAGTATATTTAGTGGCTGCATCGATTATGGCATCACTAGGCATTCCAGATAAAGTACAACCACTAGAAAAATCGGATTTAACATCTTCATCTGAACCTGGCAATACTGATGGTGATATTATTATTAGAAAAATTAAATCATTTTTAAAACAAAAAAATCTGCCAGATCAAAAGCAAAAATTAATTATACGAACACTTGAAAACACTTTACTATCTGACAATATCAATAATGTTGTAAATGGCGAAAGTCAACTAAAAAGGATATATTCAAAAATTGTTGATGATTTAGGTGTATATTACAAAATAGGTTTAACAACAGACTTTACTGGAAAATTATTTAATGAAATGTATTCTTGGCTTGGATTTACTCAGGATAAATTAAATGATGTTGTTTTAACTCCATCATATGTGGCAAATTTATTAGCAAAACTAGCGAGAGTGGATAAAGATAGTTATGTTTGAGATTTTGCAACAGGAAGTGCTGGATTATTAGTTGCTGCAATGAACGAAATGATTATTGATGCAAAATCAAAAATCACATCTCCTAAGGATTTAGAACAAAAAATACTAAAAATCAAAGCAGAACAATTACTAGGGCTAGAATTATTACAAAATATTTATATGCTCGCTATCTTAAATATGATTTTAATGGGGGATGGTAGTTCAAACATATTAAATAAAGACTCTTTAAAAGATTTTGATGGCAAATATGGTTTTGGTAAAACAAATGAAATTTTCCCAGCAACTGCATTTATTCTTAACCCTCCATATTCTGCATATGGCAATGGTATGATTTTTGTTAAAAAAGCATTATCAATGATGAACAAAGGATATGCTTCAATTATTATTCAAAATTCAGCAGGTAGTGGTAAAGCAAAGGCAATTAATCAAGAAATATTAAAAAACAATACATTACTTGCAAGCATAAAAATGCCTAAAGATTTATTTATTGGCAAATCAAATGTGCAAACAAACATATATGTATTTAAAGTTGGGGAACCTCATTTAAAGGACTATATTGTCAAATTTATCGATTTTACAAATGATGGATATTCGCGAAGAAATAGAAAAAAATCTAGTACAAATCTAAAAGATAAGGATAGGGCAAAAGAAAGATATCAAGAACTTGTTGATTTAGTGCGCTTTGGAAAACATAAATTAAACATCTTTACTGAACAAGAGTATTATGAAGGCCATATTGACCCTGAAAATGGTGCCGATTGAAATCAGACAACACCAACAAACAATAAGGCAACTCTTGCGGATTTTAAAAAAACAGTGGCAGACTATTTAGCATATGAAGTATCCGCCATACTAAAAAATCAAAATAAGGATGATGATAAGATAAAAAAATAG
- a CDS encoding restriction endonuclease subunit S, which translates to MGDLFDVEKLWVYGKNKNWKNRFKNPKNNTLPVISGITVNNGVNYYTNDLYDEGDVFADSLTISTRGEYSGTVTYHKGKFLLANNILVMQMPNFTLMQKIFIGSLINKLPYGGYNEYPRKETLKNNTIQLPTKDGKIDFEFMESFISELKEEHISELAAYLKVTGLDNYELTSDEKKSIDNFNNIKWGEYRIGDLFEISSTRSFNTNKLVCGDEYDYVTRTSFNQGVLRKTGYVNQDNINEKGTWSLGLLQMDFFYRKNPWYAGQFVRKIVPKISLDYNSIPYFTAILNKQKHKLMSVLVRDVDSTFLNGNIQLPTKDGKIDFEYIELFITAVQKLVIKDVVIYANNKINITKNVCNSK; encoded by the coding sequence ATCGGAGATTTGTTTGATGTAGAAAAATTGTGGGTTTATGGCAAAAATAAGAACTGAAAAAATAGATTTAAAAATCCAAAAAATAATACTTTACCTGTAATAAGTGGAATTACAGTCAATAATGGCGTTAATTACTATACAAATGATTTATATGATGAAGGAGATGTATTTGCAGACAGTTTAACAATTTCCACAAGAGGAGAATATAGCGGAACTGTAACATATCATAAAGGGAAATTCCTTTTAGCAAATAATATTCTAGTAATGCAAATGCCAAATTTTACATTAATGCAAAAAATATTCATAGGCTCTTTAATTAATAAATTACCTTATGGGGGGTACAATGAATACCCTAGAAAAGAAACATTAAAGAACAATACAATCCAACTCCCAACAAAAGATGGCAAAATAGATTTTGAATTTATGGAGAGCTTTATAAGCGAACTCAAAGAGGAGCATATAAGCGAACTCGCTGCTTATCTAAAAGTAACAGGACTAGATAATTATGAATTAACCAGTGACGAGAAAAAAAGCATTGATAATTTTAATAATATTAAATGAGGTGAGTATAGAATTGGGGATTTGTTTGAAATTTCATCTACACGAAGTTTTAATACAAATAAATTGGTGTGCGGAGACGAATATGATTATGTTACTAGAACATCATTTAATCAAGGCGTTTTAAGAAAAACAGGATATGTAAATCAAGATAATATTAATGAAAAAGGTACTTGAAGTTTAGGATTGTTACAGATGGATTTTTTTTATAGAAAAAATCCGTGGTATGCTGGACAATTTGTAAGAAAAATAGTTCCTAAAATATCATTAGATTATAATTCAATACCATATTTTACTGCCATATTAAACAAACAAAAACATAAATTAATGAGTGTTTTGGTTAGAGATGTAGATAGCACCTTTTTAAATGGTAATATCCAACTCCCTACAAAAGACGGGAAAATTGACTTTGAATATATTGAATTATTTATAACCGCTGTTCAAAAACTAGTTATAAAAGATGTAGTTATTTATGCAAATAATAAAATTAATATAACTAAAAATGTATGCAATAGTAAATAA